Proteins co-encoded in one Haloarcula pelagica genomic window:
- the ptsH1 gene encoding phosphocarrier protein HPr: MERTVEIVPEAGLHARPASKFVQTAGQFTAEIAVGRADDGDDALVDARSMLAVTGLNVKHGESVRIVAEGTDAAAALDALEAVLTTPVEGEGEES; the protein is encoded by the coding sequence ATGGAACGCACTGTCGAGATCGTCCCCGAGGCCGGGCTTCACGCCCGACCGGCATCGAAGTTCGTCCAGACGGCCGGCCAGTTCACGGCCGAGATCGCGGTGGGGCGAGCCGACGACGGCGACGACGCACTCGTCGACGCTCGCAGTATGCTCGCGGTGACGGGACTCAACGTCAAACACGGCGAGTCCGTCCGGATCGTCGCCGAGGGCACGGACGCCGCGGCCGCACTCGACGCGCTCGAAGCGGTCCTGACGACACCGGTCGAGGGGGAGGGCGAGGAGTCGTGA
- the ptsP gene encoding phosphoenolpyruvate--protein phosphotransferase, translating into MTDTLSGVGSTPLVGVGTARWYRPTRPELPERPDPETVDTTAQRERFDRARATAREAIQRARDRTADSVGADEAAVFEAHEQFLDDPQLADEIETAIADGTPAEHAVADAFGGHIEQFEAMDGRMAERADDLREVRDRLLRALLGVESADLTALPDGTVLLADRLTPGDTVQLDPESVAGIVTVTGGRTAHAAIIARSLSIPAVVGVGEALGVVTDGTELLVDGERGEVVVDPGPNHRKADSTVDTDPVPERVTTADGRAVEVAANVGSPTELAPAGDRGADGVGLFRTEFLFLDREEPPDEDEQYEAITAALRAFPDDRVVVRTPDIGGDKQVPYLDLPTESNPFLGQRGIRLSLGPHSALFETHLRALLRAGATDEGGRLAVMLPMVARVEEVVAARERIETVAEMLDDEGVDYARPELGAMVETPAATYVADALADRLDFLSLGTNDLTQYVMAADRENDAVAELQDPLHPAVLRAIDRTTTAAHEGDAWVGMCGEMAGDPGLTELLVGLGLDELSMSAVTVPAVKRAVREIDGDAAATLARDAVACETREAVAALLE; encoded by the coding sequence GTGACCGACACGCTCTCGGGCGTCGGGAGTACGCCGCTGGTCGGCGTCGGGACCGCCCGCTGGTACCGGCCGACGCGGCCGGAACTCCCGGAGCGACCCGACCCGGAGACGGTCGACACTACCGCCCAGCGGGAGCGGTTCGACCGGGCGCGTGCGACCGCCAGGGAGGCCATCCAGCGCGCCCGTGACCGGACGGCGGACAGCGTCGGGGCCGACGAGGCGGCCGTCTTCGAGGCCCACGAGCAGTTCCTCGACGACCCGCAGTTGGCCGACGAAATCGAGACCGCCATCGCGGACGGGACGCCGGCGGAACACGCCGTCGCCGACGCCTTCGGCGGACACATCGAGCAGTTCGAGGCGATGGACGGGCGGATGGCCGAGCGTGCCGACGACCTCCGCGAGGTCCGTGATCGGCTCCTCCGGGCGCTGCTCGGCGTCGAGAGCGCCGACCTGACCGCGCTCCCGGACGGCACTGTTTTGTTGGCCGACCGGCTCACGCCCGGCGACACGGTCCAACTCGACCCCGAGTCGGTCGCGGGGATCGTGACCGTCACGGGCGGCCGCACCGCACACGCCGCGATCATCGCCCGGTCGCTGTCGATCCCGGCCGTCGTCGGCGTCGGCGAGGCGCTGGGCGTCGTCACCGACGGGACCGAACTGCTCGTCGACGGCGAACGCGGCGAGGTGGTCGTCGACCCCGGCCCGAACCACCGGAAGGCCGACAGTACCGTCGACACCGATCCGGTCCCCGAGCGGGTCACGACGGCCGACGGCCGCGCCGTCGAGGTCGCCGCGAACGTCGGGAGTCCGACGGAGCTGGCCCCGGCGGGCGACCGCGGTGCGGACGGCGTCGGCCTGTTCCGGACGGAGTTTCTCTTCCTGGATCGCGAGGAGCCGCCCGACGAGGACGAGCAGTACGAGGCGATCACGGCCGCGCTACGGGCCTTCCCCGACGACCGGGTCGTCGTCCGCACGCCGGACATCGGCGGTGACAAACAGGTGCCGTACCTCGATCTGCCCACGGAGTCGAACCCGTTTCTCGGACAGCGCGGGATCCGACTGTCGCTCGGGCCACACTCCGCCCTCTTCGAGACGCACCTGCGTGCACTCCTGCGGGCAGGCGCGACCGACGAGGGCGGCCGGTTGGCGGTGATGCTCCCGATGGTCGCCCGCGTCGAGGAAGTCGTCGCCGCCCGCGAGCGGATCGAGACGGTCGCCGAGATGCTCGACGACGAGGGCGTCGACTACGCCCGGCCGGAACTGGGCGCGATGGTCGAGACGCCCGCCGCGACCTACGTCGCCGACGCGCTGGCCGACCGGCTGGACTTCCTGAGCCTCGGGACCAACGACCTCACCCAGTACGTGATGGCGGCCGACCGCGAGAACGACGCCGTCGCGGAGCTTCAGGACCCCCTCCACCCGGCCGTGCTCCGGGCGATCGACCGGACCACGACCGCTGCCCACGAGGGCGACGCGTGGGTCGGTATGTGCGGCGAGATGGCGGGCGACCCCGGACTGACCGAACTGCTCGTCGGCCTCGGGCTGGACGAACTGAG